Genomic window (Planococcus sp. MSAK28401):
CATCGACTCGATCGATAAGAATATGATCGATGCGGCCAAAGGAATGGGCATGAAACCGCATCAGATCCTGTTCCGCATCGAACTTCCCAATTCAGCTTACTCGATCCTTGCAGGCATCCGCACGGCTGTCGTCTTGAATATTGGAACAGCGGCTCTAGCTTATGTGGTCGGGGCAGGCGGCCTTGGCGTATGGATCTTCACCGGCATCAATTTGTTCGATAACGGCTTCCTCATTTCAGGGGCGATCCCGGTGACGCTATTGGCGATTCTTGCTGATTATATCCTGCGCAAAGTGGAATATATCGTCGTGCCGAAAGGGTCAAGACGTGTTGAGAAAGCTTAGCGAATAGGAGGTATCGGAATTTGTGAATAAATCACTTAAACTTATCCCGCTGCTGATTACCATGCTGATCTTGTCCGCCTGTTCAGGCGTGACAGGAAAAGAAGTGACAGTCGGGGGCAAAAACTTTACAGAACAATATATCTTGTCTGAGATGACGGCTTTCTTGTTAGTGGAAGAAGGATTCAAAGTCAATCAAATGAACAATCTCGGCAGCAGTGTGGTCCGTTCCGCACTCGAAAACGGCCAAGTGGATCTGATGTGGGAATACACGGGAACAGCGCTCATTACGTATATGGGCGAAGAATCCATCGCGGACCCTGAAGCTGCGTTCCAAAAGGTCAAAGAACTCGACAGCGAGAACGGCATCCATTGGATGAATATGTCGGAAGTTAATAACACCTATGCGCTCGCCATGACAAGCGAACGGTCGGAAGAACTCGGCATTGAATCGATCAGCGACCTCGCCGATTATATCAATGAAAATCCAGGGGAGCTGTCGATGGCGGCTGATGCTGAATTCGCCAACCGTTCAGATGGCTTGCCGGGTGTTGAAGAAACTTATGGCTTTGAATTCGGTTCCGGACAGGTCAACCAGATGGATATTGGATTGACGCAGCGCTCGCTCGACAATGGTCAAGTCGATGTGTCGGTAGCTTTTGAAACGGATGCGACGATCAGAAGTTATGATCTCGTCGTTTTGGAAGACGATCAACGATTCTTTCCGCCTTACCGGGCAGCCGTGTCGATCAACCAAGAAGTACTGGAAGAATACCCTGAAATTGAAGAAATTACGGCGCGCTTGGCCAATAGCCTGAACAGCGACATCATGAGAGAACTCAATTATTATGTAGACGTTGAAGGACAGAGCGTTTCCGTCGTCGCTTATGATTGGCTTGTGGAAAATGGTTTTCTGGAAGAATAAATTCCATCAGTAAGATGAAGCTGCAGCCGCCATTCCGAAAAGGAATGGCGGTTTTTCTTATGGTACGTGAAAATAAAGGGAATCTTGCTTAAATGGAGAACTGCTTGTTAACGGTCTAAAAAGGAGGCACAAGCATTTATGGAACATGTCAAAGAAGGGTTCATTCCCGTGACTGGGGGCAAAGTATGGTATCGCATCACTGGAAAGGGGCCCGGCATTCCGCTCTTGCTGTTGCACGGCGGGCCGGGAATGAAAAGCAGCGACAGCGACCCGCTGAGGCAATTAGGGACAGAGCG
Coding sequences:
- a CDS encoding glycine betaine ABC transporter substrate-binding protein, whose translation is MNKSLKLIPLLITMLILSACSGVTGKEVTVGGKNFTEQYILSEMTAFLLVEEGFKVNQMNNLGSSVVRSALENGQVDLMWEYTGTALITYMGEESIADPEAAFQKVKELDSENGIHWMNMSEVNNTYALAMTSERSEELGIESISDLADYINENPGELSMAADAEFANRSDGLPGVEETYGFEFGSGQVNQMDIGLTQRSLDNGQVDVSVAFETDATIRSYDLVVLEDDQRFFPPYRAAVSINQEVLEEYPEIEEITARLANSLNSDIMRELNYYVDVEGQSVSVVAYDWLVENGFLEE